From the Chthoniobacterales bacterium genome, one window contains:
- a CDS encoding tetratricopeptide repeat protein → MRWRNESLWAIAILAVCVLVFANSLGGEFVYDDTRQVVQNTLIQDNAQIWKALTSDVWAFKGDGSVVTSNYWRPTFTAWQIINFRLFGLSPLGWHVTNLILHAGVCLLAFASLRRWEYSAPIAFVIALIFAVHPVQVETVAWVSGVPNLLFALAFLGSLWFARSFAESKKNKHLLLATLLYAIALGAKEIGIICLPIYYFVLTGTPKKKKKATQPNVPGPLLLLGAVAAIYFILRWIVLGGFSQLPEGAVGLREAVLSVPSMFAFYLRQAFFPLWMACNYPLAPVAYIGVANFVIPLSISLAALAALFFVVKNDPKTRLAAALFLLPLVPAMNATVFNPDQLVHDRYLGLPLLGILMLIVPLAAKFIAERTVLIAGVALASLLSIRTFLYNRAWATELSLWESAKAYDTSAFTTGQYGAALLQTGRYEEAVKEFDISIAKQSRPRALLDRGRALLGTRRYADAERDLKTVTGLALDKIDFYAFYQAYVALGFVYSEQKDFQSAAKNYLEARSKLPMFSASLTVNLAGALYQNGQKEQALQELESARAQATRERLPESKAVFLRLGMLYAEFGRKTEARAALREYLDLTSTFGDKWTLAGRGTAAKVLEGLK, encoded by the coding sequence TGTGGGCGTTCAAGGGTGACGGGTCGGTGGTCACCAGCAATTACTGGCGACCAACGTTTACCGCCTGGCAGATCATTAATTTCCGGCTCTTCGGGTTGAGCCCGCTGGGGTGGCACGTGACGAATCTGATTCTTCATGCCGGCGTCTGTTTGCTGGCCTTCGCCTCGCTCCGGCGTTGGGAATATTCGGCGCCGATCGCGTTTGTGATCGCTTTGATCTTTGCCGTACATCCAGTCCAGGTCGAGACGGTCGCCTGGGTTTCAGGAGTACCGAATCTCCTTTTCGCCCTGGCGTTTCTCGGTTCGCTTTGGTTCGCTCGCTCCTTTGCCGAGAGCAAAAAAAACAAACACCTTCTGCTCGCGACCTTGCTTTACGCAATCGCCCTGGGCGCAAAAGAGATCGGGATCATCTGCCTGCCGATCTATTATTTCGTTCTCACCGGCACGCCAAAAAAGAAAAAGAAGGCGACCCAGCCAAACGTGCCGGGACCGCTGCTCCTCCTTGGAGCCGTCGCCGCGATTTACTTCATCCTGCGCTGGATAGTCCTGGGCGGATTTTCGCAATTGCCGGAAGGCGCCGTTGGGCTGCGGGAAGCAGTCCTGTCCGTGCCATCCATGTTCGCCTTCTATCTGCGCCAGGCTTTTTTCCCTTTGTGGATGGCGTGCAATTATCCGCTCGCACCGGTGGCCTACATCGGAGTGGCGAACTTCGTTATTCCCCTGAGTATTTCGCTGGCCGCATTGGCCGCGCTCTTTTTCGTCGTAAAAAACGATCCCAAGACACGGCTCGCGGCCGCGTTGTTCCTGCTGCCGCTGGTGCCGGCGATGAACGCGACTGTGTTCAACCCCGATCAGCTCGTTCACGATCGCTATCTTGGCCTCCCCTTGCTCGGGATTCTGATGTTGATCGTGCCTCTCGCGGCGAAATTCATCGCGGAACGAACGGTCTTGATTGCGGGCGTTGCCCTGGCTTCGCTGCTCTCTATCCGGACGTTCCTGTACAACCGCGCCTGGGCCACCGAGCTCTCGCTTTGGGAATCAGCCAAGGCCTACGATACTTCGGCGTTTACCACCGGGCAGTACGGCGCCGCTTTGCTGCAAACGGGGCGATATGAAGAAGCGGTAAAAGAATTCGATATTTCCATCGCCAAACAAAGCCGGCCGCGCGCCCTTCTCGACCGTGGACGAGCCCTGTTAGGAACGCGGCGATACGCTGACGCGGAACGGGACCTCAAAACGGTAACCGGCCTCGCTTTGGACAAGATCGATTTCTACGCCTTCTATCAGGCTTATGTGGCGCTCGGTTTCGTTTACAGCGAGCAAAAGGATTTTCAGTCCGCCGCAAAAAACTATCTCGAGGCGCGTTCCAAACTTCCGATGTTCTCGGCCTCGCTCACCGTCAATTTGGCCGGCGCTCTTTATCAAAATGGTCAAAAGGAGCAGGCCCTGCAGGAACTGGAGTCGGCGCGAGCGCAGGCTACGCGCGAACGTCTGCCGGAATCCAAAGCCGTGTTCCTGCGTCTCGGAATGCTCTATGCGGAATTTGGCCGGAAAACAGAAGCTCGCGCCGCGTTGCGGGAATACCTGGATCTGACTTCGACATTCGGCGACAAATGGACCCTGGCTGGCCGCGGCACCGCCGCCAAAGTCCTGGAAGGCCTCAAATAG
- a CDS encoding HPF/RaiA family ribosome-associated protein: MQLPVNITYRGVDKTDAIDQFVLEKAARLEKFCDHINRCDVAIEQPNHAHQKGNPFRVRIDVTVPPGHELVADEKGMDNGSYAPLTKVIHDAFKTMERELRRVVEKQRHEVKTHADARSPK; encoded by the coding sequence ATGCAACTACCCGTCAACATCACCTACCGCGGCGTCGACAAGACCGACGCCATCGACCAATTCGTCCTGGAAAAAGCGGCGCGCCTGGAAAAGTTCTGCGACCACATTAACCGGTGCGACGTGGCTATCGAGCAGCCGAACCATGCCCATCAAAAGGGGAATCCTTTCCGGGTCCGGATCGACGTCACCGTTCCACCGGGGCACGAGTTGGTCGCCGACGAAAAGGGTATGGATAACGGCTCCTACGCCCCGCTCACCAAAGTGATCCACGACGCGTTCAAAACCATGGAGCGCGAACTTCGGCGCGTAGTCGAGAAACAGCGCCACGAAGTAAAGACCCACGCCGACGCGCGCTCGCCGAAATAG
- a CDS encoding host attachment protein, with protein MTPTSLIIVTDRGSLKAYKVNDTPTRGPSLQLVQAFDTTDAHGRYMDKMTDQAGAFPSGAAPGQNSIAERTGIENENDRRICRQLADSIVEVVEREGQVGWSFAAPASIHAAVVELLPPGVRDRIVEHVKSDLVKIELAKLPGHFRSLQPR; from the coding sequence ATGACACCGACATCTCTCATTATCGTTACGGACCGCGGATCATTGAAGGCCTACAAGGTGAACGACACACCGACCCGCGGCCCGAGCCTGCAATTGGTCCAGGCCTTTGACACGACCGATGCTCACGGACGTTACATGGACAAGATGACCGACCAGGCCGGCGCTTTCCCGAGTGGCGCGGCGCCGGGGCAAAATTCCATCGCCGAGCGGACCGGGATCGAGAATGAAAACGACCGGCGGATCTGCCGGCAACTGGCGGACAGCATCGTCGAAGTCGTAGAGCGCGAAGGCCAGGTGGGCTGGTCCTTTGCCGCGCCGGCTTCCATTCATGCTGCCGTGGTCGAGCTCCTTCCTCCGGGGGTGCGCGACCGCATCGTCGAGCATGTAAAATCGGATTTGGTGAAAATCGAGCTGGCGAAATTGCCCGGACATTTTCGATCGTTACAGCCGCGATAG
- a CDS encoding HAD family phosphatase: MIRAVIFDLDGTLVDSNELHVRAWQETFRHFGKEIPIERLREQIGKGGDQYLPEFLTEMEMREFGPQVDEYRGELFKKKYLPEVRPFPKVRELVDRVRRDGKKIALASSGKEDEVRHHEKIAGIDGLADSRVTADQVPHSKPKPDVFVSALRALGHLLPEEVIAIGDTPYDIEAAKKIGLPIIGLLCGGFAEDVLRDEGAAAIFRDPADLLDRYYQSPLAG; the protein is encoded by the coding sequence ATGATTCGCGCCGTCATTTTCGATCTCGACGGGACCCTCGTCGATTCCAACGAACTTCATGTTCGGGCCTGGCAGGAAACCTTTCGCCACTTCGGGAAGGAGATCCCGATCGAGCGGCTCCGCGAACAAATTGGAAAGGGCGGCGATCAATATTTGCCTGAGTTTTTGACCGAAATGGAGATGCGCGAGTTTGGTCCGCAGGTGGATGAATACCGCGGCGAGCTCTTCAAGAAAAAATATCTGCCCGAAGTCCGGCCGTTTCCAAAGGTGCGGGAGTTAGTCGATCGCGTCCGCCGTGATGGAAAGAAGATCGCGCTCGCTTCCTCCGGCAAGGAAGACGAAGTCCGGCATCACGAAAAAATCGCCGGGATCGATGGATTGGCCGATTCGCGTGTGACCGCCGATCAAGTGCCCCATTCCAAACCGAAGCCGGACGTTTTCGTCTCGGCCTTGCGCGCGCTCGGCCATCTATTGCCGGAAGAGGTCATCGCGATCGGGGACACGCCTTACGATATTGAAGCCGCGAAGAAAATCGGGCTCCCCATCATCGGACTTCTTTGCGGCGGTTTTGCAGAGGATGTTCTCCGCGACGAAGGCGCGGCCGCAATTTTCCGCGACCCCGCCGACCTGCTCGATAGATATTATCAATCCCCGCTGGCCGGCTAA
- the glgX gene encoding glycogen debranching protein GlgX — MTPVKIWLGYPYPLGATWLGNGVNFAIFSENATSVDLCLFDNIDAPQENIRIPMTEQTDQVWHVFLPDVRPGQLYGFRVYGPYDPERGMRFNSSKLLIDPYAKAIAGQVNWADEMFGYVVGGAGEDLTRDFRDDAWGIPKAAVIDHAFDWGNDKRPGTPLHSSIIYETHVKGFTKLCPDVPQELRGTYAGLGSAAAIKYLKNLGVTAVELLPVHHHIDDKILVDRGLVNYWGYNTIGFFAPEAKYSSSGMMGEQVSEFKGMVRNLHAAGIEVILDVVYNHTAEGNHLGPTLSFRGVDNPAYYRLAPADPRLYMDFTGTGNTFNLLHPRTLQLVMDSLRYWVNDMHVDGFRFDLASTLARDDKGVNKLHAFFEIIHQDPVLSQVKLIAEPWDVGEGGYQVGNFPVLWAEWNGKYRDEVRRFWKGDEGRIGEIAYRLTGSPDLYQHSGRRPYASINFVTAHDGFTLNDLVSYNDKHNEANGEDNRDGDNNNNSWNCGAEGPTDNPEINQLRARQRRNFLTTLFLSQGVPMLLAGDEWARTQNGNNNTYCQDNELNWLAWEHNEEQKALLDFTKKLIELRRDHPVFRRPKFFQGRRIRGSEIRDVMWFNPGGNEMSDEEWMSPFVRCIGVLLSGDTIDVLNFEGEPIRDETFLLLINAHHEPLNFVLPGEEQIEWRLILDTAEDHGFLPEPVNVPSGDDVEVIGRGLKLLKLATGGQAQARHESWKKRQVELPRDPGPGAAGSKPPPLPGAPYHPVE, encoded by the coding sequence ATGACGCCGGTAAAAATTTGGTTGGGCTATCCATATCCGCTCGGAGCGACCTGGCTCGGCAACGGGGTGAATTTCGCGATTTTCTCCGAGAACGCCACCTCCGTCGACCTCTGCCTGTTCGACAATATCGACGCGCCCCAGGAAAACATTCGCATCCCGATGACGGAACAGACAGACCAGGTCTGGCACGTCTTTCTGCCCGACGTCCGGCCGGGGCAGCTCTACGGTTTTCGTGTTTATGGGCCCTACGATCCCGAGCGCGGGATGCGTTTCAATAGCTCGAAACTGCTGATCGATCCGTATGCGAAGGCGATCGCCGGCCAGGTCAATTGGGCGGATGAGATGTTTGGGTATGTGGTCGGCGGCGCCGGGGAAGATTTGACGCGCGATTTTCGGGATGACGCCTGGGGCATTCCGAAAGCAGCGGTAATCGATCATGCGTTTGATTGGGGCAACGACAAGCGGCCCGGGACCCCGTTGCACAGCTCGATCATTTACGAGACGCATGTGAAGGGATTCACCAAGCTTTGTCCCGACGTGCCGCAGGAATTGCGCGGCACCTATGCGGGATTAGGCAGCGCGGCAGCGATCAAGTATCTCAAGAACCTTGGGGTCACCGCGGTGGAATTGCTCCCGGTGCATCACCACATCGACGACAAGATTTTAGTCGACCGCGGGCTGGTCAATTACTGGGGCTACAACACCATTGGGTTCTTCGCGCCGGAGGCCAAGTATTCCAGCAGCGGGATGATGGGCGAACAGGTCTCCGAGTTCAAAGGCATGGTGCGCAATCTCCACGCGGCGGGGATCGAAGTAATCCTCGACGTGGTCTACAATCATACGGCGGAAGGCAATCATCTCGGGCCAACGCTGAGTTTTCGTGGCGTCGATAATCCAGCCTATTACCGCCTCGCGCCGGCCGATCCGCGGCTTTACATGGATTTCACCGGCACCGGGAACACGTTCAATCTGCTCCATCCGCGCACGCTCCAGCTGGTCATGGATAGCCTGCGCTACTGGGTCAACGACATGCATGTCGACGGGTTCCGGTTCGATCTCGCCTCGACTCTGGCGCGCGATGACAAGGGAGTGAACAAGCTGCATGCCTTCTTCGAGATCATTCACCAGGACCCGGTTCTCTCGCAGGTGAAGTTAATCGCGGAGCCGTGGGATGTCGGTGAAGGTGGATATCAGGTCGGGAACTTTCCGGTGTTATGGGCGGAGTGGAACGGGAAGTACCGTGATGAAGTGCGCCGTTTTTGGAAAGGCGACGAGGGACGCATCGGCGAGATTGCCTATCGACTGACGGGGAGCCCGGACCTGTACCAGCACAGCGGGCGCCGGCCGTATGCCAGCATCAATTTTGTCACGGCGCACGACGGGTTCACGCTCAACGACCTGGTCAGCTACAATGACAAACACAACGAAGCCAACGGCGAGGACAACCGGGACGGAGACAATAACAACAACTCCTGGAACTGCGGCGCCGAAGGACCGACAGACAATCCTGAGATCAATCAATTGCGCGCGCGGCAACGGCGGAATTTCCTGACGACCCTGTTTTTGTCGCAAGGTGTCCCGATGCTCCTGGCCGGCGACGAATGGGCCCGGACCCAGAATGGAAACAACAATACGTATTGCCAGGACAACGAGCTGAACTGGCTCGCGTGGGAACACAATGAAGAGCAGAAGGCGCTTCTCGATTTCACGAAGAAATTGATCGAGCTCCGCCGCGATCATCCGGTCTTCCGGCGGCCAAAATTTTTCCAGGGCCGCAGAATTCGCGGTTCGGAAATCCGGGACGTCATGTGGTTCAATCCGGGCGGAAATGAAATGAGCGACGAGGAATGGATGTCGCCTTTTGTCCGATGTATCGGGGTGCTCCTGAGTGGTGATACGATCGACGTCCTCAATTTCGAAGGCGAACCGATCCGCGACGAGACGTTTTTGCTCCTGATCAACGCTCATCATGAGCCGCTCAATTTTGTCCTCCCGGGCGAGGAACAAATCGAGTGGCGCCTTATTCTCGACACCGCGGAAGACCACGGCTTCCTGCCCGAACCGGTGAACGTTCCCTCGGGCGACGACGTGGAAGTGATTGGCCGGGGGTTGAAACTATTGAAGTTGGCCACAGGCGGGCAGGCGCAGGCCCGCCATGAATCGTGGAAGAAACGACAGGTAGAATTGCCGCGCGACCCGGGGCCGGGGGCTGCCGGCTCGAAACCGCCGCCATTGCCCGGGGCGCCTTACCATCCGGTGGAATAA
- a CDS encoding methyltransferase domain-containing protein yields the protein MKRTEPQPEWPQSWKDSYFYDRSEIYGEISHYGYAYAYEKRRRETLRLISEVLSPGASVLDIAAAQGNFSLALAELGFEVTWNDLRTELADYVRSKHERGQIHFAPGNAFELGFPSLFDAVLITEIIEHVAHPDDFLVKAAALVKPGGYVVMTTPNGGYFKNTLPKFSECADPAVFESVQFKPNADGHIFLLHTDEIEPLARRAGLTLDKIALFTNPLTAGHMKTEGLLKILPRGVVSLAEGVTGLLPGGLKKKLLVQMAARFRKA from the coding sequence ATGAAGCGCACCGAGCCTCAGCCAGAGTGGCCACAGTCGTGGAAGGATTCCTACTTCTACGACCGCAGCGAAATCTATGGGGAGATCTCGCACTACGGCTACGCCTACGCTTACGAGAAGCGCCGGCGCGAAACGCTCCGTCTTATCTCGGAAGTTCTTTCGCCGGGCGCGAGCGTTCTCGATATCGCGGCGGCCCAGGGAAATTTTTCGCTCGCGCTCGCCGAGCTCGGTTTTGAAGTGACCTGGAACGATCTCCGCACCGAATTGGCGGATTATGTCCGAAGCAAACACGAGCGCGGCCAGATCCATTTTGCTCCCGGCAATGCGTTCGAGCTTGGGTTCCCTTCCCTCTTCGATGCGGTCCTCATTACGGAAATCATCGAGCATGTCGCCCATCCGGACGATTTCCTGGTCAAAGCGGCGGCGCTGGTGAAGCCGGGCGGTTACGTTGTGATGACCACTCCCAACGGCGGCTACTTCAAAAACACGTTGCCGAAATTTTCAGAATGCGCCGACCCCGCCGTCTTTGAATCGGTCCAATTCAAGCCAAACGCCGACGGCCACATTTTCCTCCTCCACACCGATGAGATCGAGCCGCTTGCTCGGCGCGCCGGACTGACGCTCGATAAGATCGCGCTTTTCACGAATCCGTTAACTGCCGGCCACATGAAAACGGAAGGGCTCTTGAAGATTTTACCGCGAGGCGTGGTTTCACTGGCGGAAGGTGTCACTGGATTGTTGCCGGGCGGGTTAAAAAAGAAACTGCTCGTGCAAATGGCCGCGCGTTTCCGCAAAGCCTGA
- a CDS encoding N-acetylmuramoyl-L-alanine amidase, translating to MIRLRVFLGIALALGAILGSLVRAQLTDEEKKKQASKAREEMRAVASPTPKEKTEAKAKPKPAKRKSKTNKKAAAKPKAKPTETPEPTKTPRPKKSPAADEDESPTPKPKAKSESKKSGEDEDVTPKPKRSPKPDATETPEPAKSPASKKSPKPEADKTPAPKKKADSEKPTPKAKQSEKAEPPKTPTPAPAAPKPSVQPVHPPSSEPPPVPRPAPRPSSRPPVPPSSLPSDITVEKSGLEQEQGFAPPPPPPPRRGIWPFSRQPSNYHYLTSANIEAIRRAPVQRARWKFIIVHNSGTRQGSARVFDYYHRHVRRMRNGLAYHFVIGNGTSTRNGQIEIGDRWVRQMRGGHVHSDYMNNIGLGICLVGDFNRDQPTRAQLEACDELIRYLQERCGAKMQVRPHREVNPPRWATDCPGDVFPYGWFGRFR from the coding sequence GTGATCCGACTTCGCGTTTTTCTGGGCATCGCCCTGGCCCTCGGCGCCATTCTCGGCTCTCTGGTCCGTGCCCAATTGACCGACGAAGAAAAAAAGAAGCAGGCCTCCAAGGCGCGGGAAGAAATGCGGGCAGTCGCTTCGCCGACGCCCAAAGAAAAGACCGAGGCGAAGGCCAAACCCAAACCGGCGAAGCGGAAGTCGAAGACTAACAAGAAGGCGGCTGCGAAACCGAAAGCAAAGCCAACCGAAACGCCCGAGCCAACCAAGACACCGCGGCCAAAGAAAAGCCCGGCAGCCGACGAGGACGAATCACCGACGCCCAAACCGAAAGCAAAATCTGAAAGCAAGAAAAGCGGTGAGGATGAGGACGTAACTCCGAAGCCGAAGCGAAGTCCGAAACCCGACGCGACTGAAACGCCGGAGCCGGCGAAGTCGCCGGCCAGCAAAAAGAGTCCCAAGCCGGAAGCCGACAAGACCCCGGCGCCAAAGAAGAAAGCGGACTCGGAAAAACCCACGCCAAAGGCAAAGCAGTCCGAGAAAGCCGAGCCCCCTAAAACTCCGACTCCAGCGCCGGCCGCTCCAAAGCCGAGCGTCCAACCGGTTCATCCGCCGTCGTCGGAGCCGCCACCGGTGCCGCGGCCGGCTCCACGTCCATCGTCAAGGCCGCCGGTGCCTCCGAGCTCACTCCCTTCCGACATCACGGTGGAAAAATCGGGCCTCGAACAAGAGCAAGGCTTCGCACCCCCACCGCCTCCGCCGCCGCGCCGTGGGATTTGGCCCTTTTCGCGGCAACCCTCAAATTACCATTATCTTACCAGCGCGAACATCGAGGCAATCCGGCGGGCCCCGGTGCAACGAGCGCGCTGGAAATTCATCATCGTCCACAACAGCGGAACCCGGCAGGGGAGCGCGCGGGTTTTCGATTATTATCATCGGCACGTGCGGCGGATGCGGAATGGGTTGGCCTACCATTTCGTGATCGGCAACGGGACCTCGACGCGCAACGGCCAGATCGAAATCGGCGATCGTTGGGTGCGGCAAATGCGGGGCGGACATGTGCACAGCGATTACATGAACAATATCGGGCTTGGCATTTGCCTCGTTGGCGATTTCAACCGCGACCAGCCCACCCGCGCCCAACTTGAAGCGTGCGATGAATTGATCCGCTATCTTCAGGAACGTTGCGGCGCGAAAATGCAGGTGCGCCCGCACCGCGAAGTGAATCCGCCCCGCTGGGCGACGGATTGTCCCGGCGACGTTTTTCCTTACGGCTGGTTCGGCCGATTCCGGTAG
- a CDS encoding YihY/virulence factor BrkB family protein codes for MRFLRFAGRIFRRLVYETAMDTTTGLAAQMAYQFLFTLAPGLLFLWHLLSLFGTDPAKLNQMLNILKNFLPADPKVQEIIDSLVANIVVTGSTGTLVNVGIFFGIWLGTLFISTISHALSRTHGVVEDRNWWSKYIIAFFLVFWFGITILFCFNAMVFGETLAGIAEVNFQLTVPLQEWVAFLSLPLTALALVGLALALYLLTPENYLTIRQALPGAIFFSIGWILVTKLFQFYVAKYDRYNPTYMALASIIVLMTWMYLTCLLLLLGGKLNAILRRERERARAARATEAVPQPA; via the coding sequence ATGAGATTTCTCAGGTTCGCGGGCAGAATTTTCCGGCGCTTGGTTTACGAGACGGCCATGGATACGACCACGGGTTTGGCCGCCCAGATGGCGTACCAATTTCTTTTCACGCTCGCGCCTGGGCTGCTCTTCCTCTGGCATTTGCTCAGCCTTTTCGGCACCGATCCGGCCAAGCTCAATCAGATGCTCAACATCCTGAAGAATTTCCTTCCGGCCGACCCGAAAGTGCAGGAGATCATCGATTCGCTGGTGGCCAATATCGTGGTTACCGGCTCGACCGGCACGCTCGTGAACGTCGGGATTTTCTTCGGGATCTGGCTTGGCACGCTGTTCATCTCCACCATCTCGCATGCTCTCAGCCGCACGCATGGCGTGGTGGAGGATCGCAACTGGTGGTCGAAATACATCATCGCGTTCTTCCTCGTTTTCTGGTTCGGAATCACCATCCTCTTTTGTTTTAACGCGATGGTTTTCGGCGAGACGCTGGCCGGCATTGCCGAAGTGAATTTTCAGCTCACCGTCCCGCTCCAGGAATGGGTCGCGTTCCTGAGCCTTCCGTTGACGGCCCTGGCGCTGGTGGGTCTCGCCCTCGCCCTTTACCTCCTGACCCCCGAGAATTACCTGACCATTCGCCAGGCCCTGCCCGGGGCTATTTTCTTCTCCATCGGCTGGATCCTGGTCACGAAGCTTTTTCAGTTCTACGTCGCGAAGTACGATCGCTATAACCCAACGTATATGGCCCTGGCCTCCATCATTGTCCTGATGACCTGGATGTATCTGACCTGTCTCCTTTTGCTGTTGGGCGGGAAATTGAACGCGATTCTTCGGCGGGAACGGGAGCGGGCCCGGGCCGCGCGCGCGACGGAGGCCGTGCCGCAGCCCGCTTGA
- a CDS encoding glycosyltransferase, translated as MKNILILTAGYGEGHNSAARGIRDGLRKIAPDDVHVELHDLFAETYGVVNDWARVAYMAMINRTPQVWGVIYRWLDRQKKFAGDFRVFFTLKNYLRRLLDRLQPEVIISVYPAYSHMLDELLGWEGAPQHKRVVVITDSISVNAIWYQCSADYFFLPNEVSAEVLLRAGILAEKVKAFGFPVSPIFAELTEVRPPPSGENGRRVLYIINSANASAPELVRQLAHLPEIQLTVTVGRNAGLKVSVDKIRRTVTQEFEAVAWSDELPRLLRANHLVISKAGGATVQEAMSAGCPIIVNHVIPGQEEGNARYIMETKSGTVALTNAAVISAIQNAFANDAAQWREWSANISQLGRPTASLDIANFLLSL; from the coding sequence TTGAAAAATATTCTCATCCTGACCGCCGGCTACGGCGAGGGACACAACAGCGCCGCTCGCGGCATTCGCGACGGCCTCCGCAAGATCGCGCCCGACGACGTCCACGTCGAGTTGCACGATCTTTTCGCCGAGACCTACGGGGTGGTGAACGATTGGGCGCGGGTCGCCTACATGGCGATGATCAATCGCACGCCCCAAGTCTGGGGCGTAATCTATCGCTGGCTCGATCGCCAGAAAAAATTTGCCGGCGATTTTCGAGTCTTCTTCACCCTGAAAAACTACCTGCGCCGCCTGCTCGATCGGCTCCAGCCGGAGGTGATCATCTCGGTTTACCCGGCCTATTCTCATATGCTCGACGAGCTTCTTGGCTGGGAAGGCGCGCCGCAGCACAAACGAGTGGTCGTTATCACGGATTCGATCAGCGTTAACGCAATCTGGTACCAGTGCAGCGCCGATTATTTTTTCCTGCCGAACGAAGTGAGCGCCGAGGTGTTGCTCCGGGCCGGGATTCTGGCGGAGAAAGTCAAAGCTTTTGGCTTTCCGGTCAGTCCGATCTTCGCCGAGCTCACCGAGGTCCGACCTCCGCCGTCCGGCGAAAATGGCCGGCGCGTTCTTTACATCATCAATTCCGCGAACGCGTCTGCGCCGGAACTCGTCCGCCAGCTCGCCCATTTGCCCGAGATCCAGTTGACCGTCACGGTCGGCCGTAACGCCGGGTTGAAAGTCTCCGTGGACAAAATCCGCCGGACTGTGACGCAGGAATTTGAAGCGGTCGCGTGGAGCGACGAGCTGCCGCGCCTCTTACGCGCGAACCATCTCGTCATCAGCAAAGCCGGCGGCGCAACCGTCCAGGAGGCGATGTCGGCCGGCTGCCCAATTATCGTCAACCACGTCATCCCCGGGCAGGAAGAAGGCAACGCCCGCTACATCATGGAAACCAAATCCGGCACGGTTGCGCTCACTAACGCCGCCGTGATCTCCGCCATCCAAAACGCCTTCGCGAACGACGCTGCCCAATGGCGGGAATGGTCCGCGAACATCAGCCAGCTTGGCAGACCGACCGCGTCGCTCGACATCGCGAATTTTCTGCTGTCGCTCTAA